One window from the genome of Dehalococcoidia bacterium encodes:
- a CDS encoding branched-chain amino acid transaminase — MPTPYAYLRRQVVPLAEAKIGIMTHAFNYGTGVFEGIRGNWNADDETIYLFRVREHFERLSASCKILHIDIGHTVDEMIDIVTRLVGMSGYREDVYIRPLAYKASEVVGVRLHDLEDDLLVFVTPFGAYLDTEKGIRCQTSSWRRVDDVSIPARAKVTGIYVNSALAKTEAQENGFDEAIMLNQDGHVSEGSGENILILRHGRLITPARHDNILEGITLATVEELAREELGLQVIERTIDRSELYIADEVLMTGTAAHVSAVIEIDRRPIGDGQPGKVTRQLQKLYFDAITGRLPKYERWCTPVSMRETSPLAPLR; from the coding sequence ATGCCCACGCCGTATGCGTACCTGCGTCGCCAGGTGGTGCCTCTGGCAGAGGCGAAGATCGGGATCATGACCCACGCCTTCAACTACGGAACGGGCGTATTCGAGGGCATCCGCGGCAACTGGAACGCGGACGACGAGACGATCTACCTCTTCAGGGTGCGCGAGCATTTCGAAAGGCTCAGCGCGAGCTGCAAGATCCTCCACATCGACATCGGCCACACGGTCGACGAGATGATCGATATTGTCACCCGCCTGGTGGGGATGTCCGGGTACCGGGAGGACGTGTACATCCGGCCGCTGGCTTATAAGGCATCCGAAGTCGTCGGCGTGCGCCTCCATGACCTCGAGGACGACCTCCTGGTGTTCGTCACGCCCTTCGGCGCCTACCTGGACACGGAGAAGGGCATCCGCTGCCAGACCTCCTCATGGCGCCGGGTCGATGACGTTTCCATTCCGGCAAGGGCGAAGGTGACGGGCATCTACGTCAATTCTGCGCTGGCGAAGACGGAGGCCCAGGAGAACGGCTTCGACGAGGCGATCATGCTGAACCAGGACGGCCACGTGTCCGAGGGCAGCGGCGAGAACATCCTGATCCTCCGGCACGGCCGCCTGATCACGCCCGCCCGCCACGACAACATCCTCGAGGGCATCACGCTGGCGACCGTCGAGGAGTTGGCGCGCGAGGAGCTGGGCCTCCAGGTGATCGAGCGCACCATCGACAGGTCCGAGCTTTACATAGCGGACGAGGTGTTGATGACGGGCACCGCCGCGCACGTGTCGGCCGTGATCGAAATCGACCGCCGCCCGATCGGGGATGGCCAGCCCGGAAAGGTCACACGCCAGCTGCAGAAGCTGTACTTCGACGCGATTACCGGCCGCCTGCCGAAATACGAGCGCTGGTGCACGCCGGTTTCGATGCGGGAGACCTCACCCCTGGCCCCTCTCCGTTAA
- a CDS encoding PH domain-containing protein encodes MTVFRPGSNIGALYGAAVVLVCYALAALMLFKGLTQEVEFSQLFPLLAGGFFLGLGSLYLYWTWGCRSLRYVVDRNALSIRWGGIQQVVPLHRIERLVPAEAGENPSIEGVNWPGHHVGRGFVPIMGGDVLFYSGHRDIGEVLYLQTDEETYAISVPDHIVFAETIQAAQARGPLFEQRQAVHRWGIPAQSFWIDANARLLAAALIASFVAVLAYVLHEYPGLPQSVPLRFPALGGIVRVSDKSELLDIPRSGLGFMAANLTLAVLLHSWERMVGYVLLLAGIAVQVMLLVAAVVAVA; translated from the coding sequence GTGACCGTCTTTCGGCCCGGCTCGAATATCGGCGCACTGTACGGCGCCGCGGTCGTGCTGGTGTGCTATGCCCTTGCCGCGCTCATGCTGTTCAAGGGGCTGACTCAGGAGGTCGAGTTTTCGCAGCTCTTTCCCTTGCTCGCCGGCGGCTTCTTCCTCGGCCTGGGCTCGCTGTACCTCTACTGGACCTGGGGATGCCGCTCCCTTCGCTACGTCGTCGACCGCAACGCCCTCTCGATCCGTTGGGGTGGGATTCAGCAGGTCGTGCCCCTTCACAGGATCGAGCGCCTGGTGCCCGCCGAGGCGGGTGAGAACCCGTCGATCGAGGGCGTGAACTGGCCGGGCCACCATGTCGGCCGGGGCTTCGTGCCGATCATGGGCGGCGACGTCCTTTTTTACTCCGGGCATCGTGACATCGGCGAGGTGCTGTACCTGCAGACGGACGAGGAGACGTACGCGATCTCCGTGCCAGACCACATCGTCTTCGCCGAGACGATCCAGGCGGCGCAAGCGCGCGGACCCCTCTTCGAGCAGAGGCAGGCCGTCCACCGCTGGGGGATACCAGCGCAGTCTTTCTGGATCGACGCGAACGCCCGCTTGCTCGCGGCGGCCCTCATTGCCTCTTTCGTTGCCGTGCTCGCCTACGTCCTGCACGAGTACCCCGGGTTGCCCCAGAGCGTGCCCCTCCGCTTCCCGGCCCTGGGCGGAATCGTGCGCGTCTCTGACAAGTCAGAGCTGCTGGACATCCCGCGCTCCGGCCTTGGCTTCATGGCCGCGAACTTGACGCTCGCCGTGCTGCTGCATTCCTGGGAGCGGATGGTCGGCTACGTCCTCTTGCTGGCCGGCATCGCCGTGCAGGTGATGCTGCTCGTGGCGGCTGTCGTCGCGGTGGCCTGA